From Variimorphobacter saccharofermentans, one genomic window encodes:
- a CDS encoding precorrin-8X methylmutase, whose translation MERKSKIEYLLPEEIEKRSFEIITEELKKRGISLPSEQEMITKRVIHTSADFDYADTLVYSKDAVAIAKELLKNGADIVTDTNMALAGINKKALAKLGGQAHCFMADEDVARVAKQRGVTRAVVSMEKAKNIKKPVVFTVGNAPTALIRLYEMMQESNWHPAFVIGVPVGFVNVEAAKELIMETEIPYIINRGRKGGSNVAAAICNALLYELTR comes from the coding sequence GTGGAACGGAAAAGTAAAATAGAATATTTGCTTCCGGAAGAAATTGAAAAGAGAAGTTTTGAAATTATTACGGAAGAACTAAAGAAACGAGGAATTTCACTTCCGTCAGAACAGGAAATGATTACCAAAAGAGTGATACATACAAGCGCAGATTTTGACTATGCAGATACGCTTGTCTATTCAAAAGATGCGGTAGCTATTGCAAAAGAGCTTTTAAAAAATGGAGCAGACATTGTAACAGATACCAATATGGCACTGGCAGGAATCAACAAGAAAGCATTGGCAAAGCTGGGTGGACAGGCACATTGTTTTATGGCAGATGAGGATGTGGCGAGGGTGGCAAAGCAAAGAGGGGTCACAAGAGCCGTTGTCAGTATGGAGAAGGCAAAGAACATCAAAAAGCCTGTTGTTTTTACAGTGGGCAATGCACCGACAGCACTGATTAGGCTATATGAGATGATGCAGGAGAGTAACTGGCATCCGGCATTTGTGATTGGTGTTCCGGTAGGTTTTGTAAATGTAGAGGCTGCAAAAGAGTTGATTATGGAAACAGAAATACCATACATCATAAACAGGGGAAGAAAAGGTGGCAGTAATGTGGCTGCAGCTATCTGCAATGCACTTTTGTATGAACTGACAAGATAG
- a CDS encoding histidine phosphatase family protein — MWDRAENQITLVLIRHGETKSNKEHRYLGKTDEELSVEGKTHLLKEKEKGIFPNVDFLFSSPMKRCVQTAEILFPELQPVEIEEWKEMDFGVFEGKNYLELQGDKRYQEWIDSNGTLPFPEGESREEFISRCDKGFRRMIGKLKPIKEEGHKTVGIIVHGGTIMALLSKYGKGDYFDYQVPNGKGFICTMKYLDAEPEIMELKKI; from the coding sequence ATGTGGGATAGGGCAGAAAATCAAATAACGCTTGTGTTGATTAGACATGGGGAAACAAAATCAAATAAGGAACACCGGTATTTGGGAAAAACGGATGAAGAGCTATCCGTAGAGGGAAAAACACATTTGCTGAAAGAGAAAGAAAAGGGTATATTTCCCAACGTTGATTTTTTGTTTAGCAGTCCTATGAAACGGTGTGTTCAGACCGCAGAAATTTTATTTCCGGAGTTACAGCCTGTAGAAATCGAAGAATGGAAAGAGATGGATTTTGGCGTATTCGAAGGAAAGAATTATTTGGAACTTCAGGGAGACAAACGGTATCAGGAATGGATTGACAGTAATGGTACACTTCCTTTTCCGGAGGGAGAAAGCAGAGAAGAGTTTATTTCACGATGTGACAAAGGCTTTCGGAGAATGATAGGGAAATTAAAACCAATAAAGGAAGAAGGACATAAAACAGTCGGAATAATTGTGCACGGCGGTACCATTATGGCACTGCTAAGTAAGTATGGCAAAGGAGATTATTTTGATTATCAGGTTCCAAATGGAAAGGGATTTATCTGTACTATGAAATACTTGGATGCAGAGCCGGAAATCATGGAACTGAAAAAGATATAG
- the cbiD gene encoding cobalt-precorrin-5B (C(1))-methyltransferase CbiD, with amino-acid sequence MRYGFTTGSCAAAAAKAAAYMLLTGKLKREITIETPKGIPYTAKLVDISRKEREVSCAVEKDGGDDPDITTGAFIYAKVSFGENDAGTDTGTGKEAVIKIDGGKGVGRVTKPGLDQPVGNAAINHVPREMIEKEVMQVCQLADYKGCLQVEISVPDGEKLAQQTFNPRLGIVGGISILGTTGIVEPMSNQAILDTIRVELNQRRAQGFDYVAVSPGNYGLDFMKKSYGYDLDRSVKCSNFIGDTIDMAVELGFKKMLLTGHIGKLIKVAGGIMNTHSKEADCRMELLAAFSVKEGVDIEKIRHVLDCVTTEEAIPILEDSGKLSAIMETIVERICFYLEKRAKGKLQIDCILYANEFGELAKSKEAVKWFTLLEQEQVQ; translated from the coding sequence ATGCGATATGGATTTACCACAGGAAGCTGTGCAGCGGCAGCAGCAAAAGCGGCAGCATATATGCTTCTGACAGGAAAATTGAAAAGGGAAATTACAATAGAGACTCCAAAGGGCATTCCATACACAGCAAAGCTTGTGGATATCAGCCGCAAAGAAAGAGAAGTCAGTTGTGCAGTAGAAAAGGATGGCGGAGATGATCCTGATATTACGACGGGAGCTTTCATTTATGCCAAGGTTTCCTTTGGAGAGAATGATGCCGGGACAGATACCGGAACTGGAAAAGAAGCGGTAATAAAGATTGATGGCGGAAAGGGTGTTGGCAGAGTGACAAAGCCCGGATTGGACCAGCCTGTAGGGAATGCGGCAATCAACCATGTTCCAAGAGAAATGATCGAAAAAGAAGTGATGCAGGTATGTCAGCTGGCAGACTATAAAGGTTGCCTGCAGGTGGAAATATCGGTGCCTGATGGAGAAAAACTGGCACAGCAGACCTTTAATCCGAGGCTTGGAATTGTGGGAGGCATTTCCATCCTTGGAACTACCGGAATTGTAGAGCCTATGAGTAATCAGGCGATTCTTGATACCATTCGGGTCGAGTTAAACCAAAGAAGGGCACAGGGATTTGATTATGTGGCGGTTTCGCCGGGGAACTATGGACTTGATTTTATGAAAAAGTCCTATGGTTATGATCTGGACAGAAGTGTGAAATGCAGTAATTTTATCGGAGATACTATTGATATGGCGGTAGAATTGGGTTTTAAAAAAATGCTTCTTACCGGACACATCGGGAAACTGATAAAAGTTGCCGGTGGAATTATGAATACCCACTCTAAAGAGGCAGATTGTAGAATGGAGTTATTAGCAGCGTTTTCTGTGAAAGAGGGGGTGGATATAGAAAAAATCCGTCATGTATTAGATTGTGTTACCACAGAAGAAGCGATTCCTATTTTGGAAGACAGTGGGAAATTATCAGCGATTATGGAGACGATTGTAGAGCGTATCTGTTTCTATTTAGAGAAGCGTGCCAAAGGAAAACTTCAGATTGATTGTATTTTATATGCGAATGAATTTGGAGAGTTGGCTAAAAGTAAGGAGGCGGTGAAATGGTTTACTTTGTTGGAGCAGGAACAGGTGCAGTAG
- the cbiB gene encoding adenosylcobinamide-phosphate synthase CbiB — MEYHIIAFFSGFLLDLMFGDPYWMPHPIRLIGSLIAKVEKCFLGKKKERDEKKELWQGVYMVIIVLLGTVTATTLILFFAYYINCYLGIVVETIMTYQILATKCLKVESMKVYHCLKSQTLPEARKAVSMIVGRDTEVLNEEGVAKAAIETVAENTSDGVIAPMLYTALGGPILGFLYKAVNTMDSMVGYKNDKYLYFGRAAAKLDDFVNYIPARISAYMMIAASFLGGQYFSGKRAYNIYKRDNRNHASPNSAQTESVCAGALGIQLAGDASYFGKIVKKPYIGDSVRAVEYEDIKRVNHLMYLTAWMSEIICLFVMGLICMLQAGKV, encoded by the coding sequence ATGGAATATCATATCATAGCTTTTTTTTCGGGTTTTCTACTGGATTTGATGTTTGGTGATCCTTATTGGATGCCACATCCTATCCGGCTGATTGGAAGTTTGATCGCAAAAGTAGAAAAATGTTTTTTAGGAAAAAAGAAAGAGAGAGATGAGAAAAAGGAACTTTGGCAGGGAGTTTACATGGTAATCATTGTACTACTTGGTACAGTGACAGCGACCACACTTATCTTGTTCTTTGCTTATTACATAAATTGTTATCTTGGAATCGTAGTAGAAACGATTATGACATATCAGATTTTAGCAACAAAGTGTCTGAAGGTTGAGAGCATGAAAGTCTATCATTGCCTGAAAAGTCAGACATTACCGGAAGCAAGAAAGGCTGTTTCAATGATTGTTGGAAGGGATACGGAAGTCCTAAATGAAGAAGGGGTTGCAAAGGCAGCAATTGAGACAGTGGCGGAAAATACCTCAGATGGGGTAATTGCACCTATGTTATATACAGCACTGGGAGGTCCAATCTTAGGATTTTTATATAAGGCAGTGAATACAATGGATTCCATGGTTGGTTATAAGAATGATAAATATTTGTATTTTGGACGAGCTGCTGCGAAACTTGACGATTTCGTAAATTATATTCCTGCCAGGATCAGTGCATATATGATGATAGCGGCATCTTTTTTAGGCGGACAGTACTTTTCGGGGAAAAGAGCCTATAATATTTACAAAAGAGATAACAGAAATCATGCAAGTCCTAATTCTGCACAGACGGAAAGCGTATGTGCAGGGGCGCTGGGAATTCAGCTTGCCGGAGATGCCAGTTATTTCGGCAAAATAGTAAAGAAGCCATATATTGGAGACAGTGTGCGGGCAGTAGAGTACGAAGATATTAAAAGGGTGAATCATTTGATGTATCTGACAGCATGGATGAGTGAAATCATATGTCTGTTTGTTATGGGATTGATATGCATGCTACAGGCAGGAAAGGTCTGA
- a CDS encoding cobalt-precorrin 5A hydrolase: MKLSIISFTQNGIVLSKNIAKLLDGIEYTLYTKYKACCQEEQTVRFVTQSIGEWAKEQFEERNALLFIGACGIAVRAIAPHITDKLHDSPVLVMDEKGEYVIPILSGHVGGANELAVSLAEKMGAKPVITTATDIHNQFAIDLFAKKNGLTIVNKDGIAKVSSKVLSGKRITMAIEHGHFEKNGKLPGEIELVEYPPLQKVDVVVTSENREFDTTMLLGAKEYAIGIGCKKGKEAEKIEDFIMSHLQRARITPMQVFGMASIDVKRDEPGLLAWSRKEKIPFITYTAEELKSVKGDFHKSEFVKEQVGVDNVCERAAMKMCELGGKLIYEKHAEDGMTIAIARREWRVYFDGE, from the coding sequence ATGAAGTTAAGCATCATCAGCTTTACTCAAAATGGAATAGTTCTTTCTAAAAATATTGCGAAGCTATTGGATGGAATAGAATATACATTATATACCAAATATAAGGCCTGTTGTCAGGAAGAACAGACAGTACGATTTGTCACTCAAAGCATCGGAGAATGGGCAAAAGAGCAGTTTGAAGAAAGAAATGCCCTACTGTTTATTGGAGCCTGTGGAATTGCAGTCAGAGCGATTGCGCCTCATATTACGGATAAACTCCACGACAGTCCGGTTCTGGTAATGGATGAAAAAGGAGAATATGTGATTCCGATACTGTCCGGTCATGTGGGTGGTGCCAATGAGCTTGCGGTTTCTTTAGCAGAGAAAATGGGAGCTAAGCCGGTTATTACCACAGCAACGGATATTCACAATCAATTTGCAATTGATTTGTTTGCAAAGAAAAATGGACTCACTATTGTGAATAAAGATGGCATCGCAAAGGTATCATCAAAGGTATTGTCAGGGAAGCGTATTACCATGGCAATTGAGCATGGACATTTTGAAAAAAATGGAAAGCTGCCCGGAGAAATAGAATTGGTAGAATATCCGCCCTTACAGAAGGTTGATGTTGTGGTCACTTCTGAAAACAGGGAATTTGATACAACAATGCTTCTTGGAGCAAAGGAATATGCAATTGGAATTGGATGTAAAAAGGGAAAAGAAGCAGAAAAAATAGAAGACTTTATTATGAGTCATTTGCAAAGAGCCAGAATTACTCCTATGCAAGTATTCGGGATGGCATCCATTGATGTAAAACGGGATGAGCCGGGACTTCTTGCATGGAGTAGAAAGGAAAAAATTCCATTTATCACATATACAGCAGAGGAATTAAAATCTGTAAAGGGAGATTTTCATAAGTCAGAGTTTGTAAAGGAACAGGTTGGAGTAGATAATGTCTGCGAGAGGGCAGCAATGAAAATGTGCGAACTTGGAGGTAAATTAATCTATGAAAAGCATGCAGAGGATGGAATGACGATTGCCATTGCAAGAAGAGAATGGAGAGTGTACTTTGATGGAGAATAA
- the cobJ gene encoding precorrin-3B C(17)-methyltransferase — translation MENKIYVVGMGPGKEEMMTGEALSVLDQADVLIGYTVYLQLLGERFQEKEKMSTPMRQETERCRLAFEEAKKGKKVALICSGDAGIYGMASLMYEIGKNYLDIDIEVIPGITAASSGAAVLGAPLNHDFCVISLSDLLTPWEKIEKRLIAAAKGDFAIAIYNPSSHKRKDYLQRACDILLAFLEEERACGYVENIGREGTKAVTCTLKELRNQEVNMFTTVFIGNAGSEIINDKLITKRGYQIERDTNICGNN, via the coding sequence ATGGAGAATAAAATATATGTGGTCGGAATGGGACCGGGGAAGGAAGAAATGATGACGGGAGAGGCACTGTCTGTATTGGATCAGGCAGATGTGCTTATTGGCTATACTGTTTATCTACAATTACTTGGAGAACGCTTTCAAGAGAAAGAAAAGATGTCCACTCCTATGCGACAGGAAACAGAAAGGTGCAGGCTTGCTTTTGAAGAAGCAAAGAAGGGGAAAAAGGTAGCCTTAATATGCAGTGGCGATGCCGGCATTTATGGAATGGCATCGCTTATGTATGAAATCGGGAAGAACTATCTTGACATAGACATTGAAGTAATTCCGGGTATTACGGCAGCTAGTAGTGGAGCAGCAGTACTGGGGGCACCACTAAATCATGATTTTTGTGTGATTAGTCTGAGTGACCTTCTGACACCGTGGGAGAAAATTGAAAAAAGGCTGATTGCAGCTGCAAAAGGGGATTTTGCAATAGCAATTTATAACCCATCCAGCCATAAGAGGAAGGACTATTTACAGAGAGCCTGTGATATTTTGCTTGCGTTTCTGGAAGAGGAACGAGCCTGTGGTTATGTGGAGAACATCGGAAGGGAAGGAACTAAGGCTGTAACCTGTACCTTGAAAGAATTAAGAAATCAAGAAGTCAATATGTTTACTACAGTGTTTATCGGAAATGCAGGAAGTGAAATTATAAACGATAAGCTGATTACAAAGCGAGGTTACCAGATTGAACGAGATACTAATATTTGCGGGAACAACTGA
- the cobK gene encoding precorrin-6A reductase encodes MNEILIFAGTTEGRKLSECLASSGITHTLCVATEYGEIVLKENPFMTVHRGRMNEDQIREFIQNGKFEAVVDATHPYADIVTENIKTAMKGMNIPYLRLKREMNLSQKEENVLYFETNEACAKALEEIQGNILLTTGSKELKKYCVSEDVKSRLFVRVLPGLESLSLCIEQGMKGKQIIAMQGPFTAEMNEAMIRQYGISCLVTKQSGASGGYFEKLEAAKKTGIPVFAIGHPGEDEGYSFHEVCSKLEKICQQKIQIKSDMEITLAGIGMGSWNCLTKEVCEKIEEADILLGAERMLEPYKPRMEKKTFYLAKQIIPYLLEVQMRHPMESLKVVVLFSGDSGFYSGCQSLYHALQEEINVGQLKAKMQVMPGISSVAYLASCIGESYQDAAVYSMHGKEIHNLARRIQTEQKTFLIMSGVKDVNRLGESLIKAGMNDCEIITGYQMSYAEQQIIRRTPGECIALKEEGLYTCFVKNPNAIRKKLTHSTADGEFIRDKVPMTKEEVREVSICKLKLCQGAVVYDIGSGTGSISVEIAGLSPDIQVYAIEQKKDAVSLIQQNMEKFELENVTVIEAKAPGGLQNLPKATHAFVGGSGGYLKEILQALYEINPNMRVVINAISMETICELKEIQTLYPIENEEIVQMQVNRAKEAGKYHLMQAENPVWICSFDFRKE; translated from the coding sequence TTGAACGAGATACTAATATTTGCGGGAACAACTGAAGGAAGAAAATTGTCTGAATGTCTGGCATCATCCGGAATTACTCATACACTCTGCGTTGCAACGGAATATGGAGAGATTGTATTAAAAGAGAATCCTTTTATGACGGTTCATCGTGGAAGAATGAATGAAGATCAAATAAGGGAATTTATTCAGAATGGTAAATTTGAAGCAGTCGTAGATGCAACGCATCCTTATGCTGACATTGTTACTGAGAATATCAAAACGGCAATGAAAGGAATGAATATACCATATCTGCGGTTAAAAAGAGAAATGAACCTTTCGCAGAAGGAGGAAAATGTACTTTATTTTGAAACGAATGAAGCGTGTGCAAAAGCATTAGAAGAAATTCAGGGAAATATTCTGCTTACCACAGGAAGTAAGGAATTGAAAAAATACTGCGTTTCTGAGGATGTAAAAAGCAGGCTTTTTGTAAGAGTCCTTCCGGGACTTGAAAGCCTGTCACTTTGCATAGAGCAGGGGATGAAAGGAAAACAGATCATAGCAATGCAGGGTCCATTTACAGCCGAAATGAATGAAGCTATGATTCGCCAGTATGGTATTTCATGCCTAGTCACCAAACAAAGTGGTGCATCTGGTGGTTATTTTGAAAAGCTAGAGGCAGCAAAGAAAACAGGAATACCAGTGTTTGCTATTGGACATCCGGGGGAAGATGAAGGGTATTCTTTCCATGAAGTATGCAGCAAATTGGAGAAAATCTGTCAGCAAAAGATACAGATAAAAAGTGATATGGAAATTACGCTTGCCGGGATTGGTATGGGAAGCTGGAATTGTCTGACAAAAGAAGTTTGTGAGAAGATAGAGGAAGCAGACATTTTGCTTGGGGCAGAGAGAATGCTGGAGCCCTATAAGCCAAGAATGGAGAAAAAAACGTTTTATCTGGCGAAACAGATTATTCCGTATTTGCTCGAAGTTCAGATGAGACATCCTATGGAGAGCTTGAAAGTAGTCGTTCTGTTCTCCGGAGATAGTGGTTTTTATAGTGGGTGTCAATCATTATATCATGCTTTGCAGGAAGAAATAAATGTAGGGCAGTTAAAAGCTAAGATGCAGGTTATGCCGGGAATTTCTTCGGTAGCTTATCTGGCGTCCTGTATTGGGGAAAGCTATCAGGATGCGGCTGTTTACAGTATGCATGGAAAAGAAATACATAATCTGGCTCGCAGAATCCAAACAGAACAAAAGACATTTCTGATTATGTCCGGTGTGAAAGATGTAAACAGGCTGGGAGAATCTCTCATAAAAGCAGGGATGAATGACTGCGAAATTATTACAGGTTATCAAATGTCTTATGCAGAGCAACAGATTATAAGAAGGACACCGGGTGAGTGCATAGCGCTGAAAGAGGAAGGGCTATATACTTGTTTTGTAAAGAATCCCAATGCAATACGAAAGAAACTAACCCATAGCACCGCTGACGGAGAATTTATCAGAGACAAGGTTCCCATGACAAAGGAAGAAGTAAGAGAAGTCAGCATCTGTAAATTAAAATTGTGCCAAGGTGCAGTTGTTTACGACATAGGGAGCGGAACAGGCTCTATTTCTGTGGAGATAGCAGGGCTTTCTCCTGATATACAGGTATATGCCATTGAACAGAAGAAAGATGCTGTGTCTCTCATTCAGCAGAATATGGAGAAGTTTGAGCTTGAGAATGTAACGGTGATCGAGGCAAAGGCACCGGGAGGGTTGCAGAATCTGCCGAAGGCAACACATGCATTTGTAGGTGGGAGCGGAGGATATTTAAAAGAGATATTGCAGGCATTGTATGAAATAAATCCGAATATGCGGGTTGTCATCAATGCAATCAGCATGGAAACAATTTGTGAATTAAAAGAAATACAGACATTGTATCCGATAGAAAATGAAGAAATTGTTCAAATGCAGGTCAACCGGGCAAAAGAAGCAGGAAAGTATCATTTGATGCAGGCAGAAAACCCGGTGTGGATCTGTTCATTTGACTTTCGTAAAGAGTGA
- the cobM gene encoding precorrin-4 C(11)-methyltransferase has product MVYFVGAGTGAVDLITVRGMRLLEQADVIIYAGSLVNPELLQYANKDCEIHDSAKMTLEEVLTIIQKAEAEGKLTVRLHTGEPSIYGAVREQMDELDRLGIFYESCPGVSACFGAAASLNLEYTLPGISQSLIITRMEGRTKVPEKESIESFAAHQASMAIYLSTGMLKELSERLVAGGYRKETPTALVYKATWPEEEAYICTIETLYDTAKEHGITKTALVLVGEVITHQNYKKSRLYAADFSTEFRQAKEM; this is encoded by the coding sequence ATGGTTTACTTTGTTGGAGCAGGAACAGGTGCAGTAGATTTGATTACAGTAAGGGGAATGCGTTTATTAGAGCAGGCAGATGTAATTATCTATGCCGGTTCTTTGGTAAACCCGGAACTGTTACAATATGCAAATAAAGATTGCGAGATTCATGATAGTGCAAAGATGACTTTGGAAGAAGTCCTGACAATCATACAGAAAGCGGAAGCAGAAGGAAAATTAACGGTAAGATTGCATACAGGGGAGCCGAGTATCTATGGAGCAGTCAGAGAACAGATGGACGAACTGGACAGACTTGGAATTTTTTACGAAAGTTGTCCGGGAGTAAGTGCCTGTTTTGGAGCCGCTGCATCCTTAAATTTGGAATATACTCTGCCGGGAATCTCCCAGTCATTGATTATTACGAGAATGGAAGGAAGAACGAAGGTACCGGAAAAAGAAAGTATCGAAAGTTTTGCCGCACATCAGGCATCAATGGCAATTTATCTTAGTACAGGAATGCTGAAAGAGTTAAGTGAAAGATTAGTGGCTGGCGGATATCGCAAAGAGACACCTACGGCACTTGTCTATAAGGCAACGTGGCCGGAGGAGGAAGCGTATATTTGTACGATTGAAACCCTTTATGATACAGCAAAAGAGCACGGGATCACAAAGACAGCACTTGTTTTAGTAGGAGAGGTTATTACGCATCAAAACTATAAAAAATCAAGATTATATGCGGCTGATTTTTCTACAGAATTTAGACAGGCAAAGGAAATGTGA
- a CDS encoding bifunctional adenosylcobinamide kinase/adenosylcobinamide-phosphate guanylyltransferase — MKLVIGGYAQGKLDYVLQKYDKEPCQIWDGEIPKNKSGQSGTVVINHLHYWIRSRITEDGCPEEEIFAFVENCPYCVIISDEVGNGIVPIEIFEREYRERTGRILVELAKKAEEVERVICGIGQKIK, encoded by the coding sequence ATGAAGCTGGTAATCGGCGGATATGCACAGGGAAAACTAGATTATGTGCTTCAAAAATATGATAAGGAACCATGTCAGATTTGGGATGGTGAAATACCTAAGAACAAGAGTGGACAAAGCGGTACTGTGGTTATCAACCATCTTCATTATTGGATTAGGTCAAGAATTACCGAGGATGGATGCCCGGAGGAAGAAATTTTTGCTTTTGTAGAGAATTGCCCATACTGTGTCATCATTAGTGATGAGGTTGGTAATGGCATCGTACCCATAGAAATATTTGAAAGAGAATATAGAGAGCGGACAGGAAGAATACTTGTAGAACTTGCCAAAAAGGCAGAGGAAGTGGAGCGAGTGATATGTGGGATAGGGCAGAAAATCAAATAA
- a CDS encoding pyridoxal phosphate-dependent aminotransferase produces MEMKGIHGGDIYRNDVKADFSVNVNPLGIPEAVEAALYEAVEHCSQYPDISAEKLKKALSGMLNVPRENLLFGNGASELFMAIIHGIRPRKTVIPIPSFYGYEYAARAADGEIIYYETKEENDFCFQEDFFSVLTEDVDLLFLANPNNPTGNLMSRKELIKVLDHCRDKGIYVVLDECFIEFCDRECSMLQEINKYTNLILVRAFTKIFAIPGVRLGYLVCSNPLLPDEIGRQLPEWNLSGFAQAAGYECAMQATFVEKTVAYIEKEREFLEAGLKKAGCQVFPGKANFLLIYSKQPLYDKLLEKGILIRDCENFRGLSKGFYRIAVKCRKENEALLRAIGEIKWNGKVK; encoded by the coding sequence ATGGAAATGAAAGGAATTCATGGAGGCGACATTTATAGAAATGATGTGAAAGCGGATTTTTCTGTAAATGTGAATCCTCTTGGAATACCGGAAGCAGTAGAAGCGGCTTTATATGAAGCAGTAGAGCACTGCAGTCAATATCCGGACATATCGGCAGAAAAATTGAAGAAGGCATTAAGTGGAATGCTCAATGTGCCGAGGGAGAATTTGCTTTTTGGAAATGGTGCATCTGAGCTCTTTATGGCGATTATCCATGGAATCAGACCGAGAAAAACAGTGATTCCGATTCCGTCCTTTTATGGATACGAATATGCGGCCAGGGCTGCAGATGGAGAAATCATATATTACGAAACAAAGGAAGAGAATGATTTTTGCTTTCAGGAGGATTTCTTCTCCGTGCTGACAGAAGATGTTGATCTTTTGTTCCTTGCCAATCCCAATAATCCCACCGGAAATTTGATGAGTCGAAAAGAGTTAATCAAAGTGCTGGACCATTGCAGGGATAAGGGAATCTATGTGGTTCTGGATGAATGCTTTATAGAGTTTTGTGACAGAGAGTGTTCTATGCTACAGGAAATCAATAAATATACAAATCTGATACTTGTCAGAGCATTTACGAAAATATTTGCGATTCCCGGAGTCCGTTTGGGATATCTGGTTTGCAGCAACCCGTTGCTGCCAGATGAAATTGGCAGGCAATTACCGGAGTGGAACCTTTCCGGTTTTGCACAGGCGGCAGGATACGAATGTGCCATGCAGGCGACATTCGTAGAAAAAACAGTTGCATATATCGAGAAAGAAAGAGAATTTTTAGAGGCTGGATTAAAGAAAGCGGGTTGTCAAGTGTTTCCGGGAAAAGCCAATTTTCTCCTGATTTATAGTAAACAGCCATTATATGACAAATTGTTAGAAAAAGGGATATTGATTCGTGACTGTGAAAATTTCAGGGGATTATCAAAGGGATTTTACAGAATTGCGGTAAAGTGCAGGAAAGAAAACGAGGCTTTATTAAGAGCGATAGGAGAAATCAAGTGGAACGGAAAAGTAAAATAG